Sequence from the Hemibagrus wyckioides isolate EC202008001 linkage group LG28, SWU_Hwy_1.0, whole genome shotgun sequence genome:
CACTGATTAATCAGATCGTTTGAGATGTTTATCACTGATTACAGTTGAGATATTAGGTGTGGAGGGGGGGGGAATGGATGGAatttacttctttttctttttatctccaTTCCTCAGTGTGATGTGAACATTCCTGTACTCGATGTCCAGCATGTGCTTTTATAGCATCCTCTAgcctcctttgtgtgtgtgtgtgtgttatagcgtTCTCTTTTCACCCAAAAGCTGAGAGGGATGCAGACTTTAGCATTGTATTATAACGTAAAATCCTTGTTGTATGTTTACAGTAAATCTAAAGTGATTTAAAGGTTTAAATCCAGCCAAAAGGCTTTGATTCATCCTCCGTCTTTAAACGAGCTACAAAacaatgtgtttatttctttgttggAACACAGTAACATCTCCTCACTCATGTTATTATGGTAAGAAGCTATTTACAGTGCAATTATAACGTAAAAAAGCCTCCTAATTGCATTGACGTCCAGGTTTACAGCGTGACTCGGCAAGTTTCAGAAATGATCCTGGAGGTAATGTAGTTGCATTATGAGGATGTTTTATTAACGAAGCTCTCGCGTTAATGCTTCGATCCATGTTCTTTATTTGCACAAGAAGCCGAccgggaggagagagagagaggtcagaatGTCGTCATCGACGTCGTCTTCGCTGCCCCTCGGCCAGGACGGCGCGGTGCGCTACAAGAAGCGCAAGGCCAACTTCACGTTCAGCGAAGTTCACATCCTGCTGGACGAAGTGCGCAAAAACCGTCACATCGTCGTGGGTGAGTGCGAGAGGTGAAGGAAAACGAGTGATACACTGCtgtggtggaggaggtggtggtggttgtggtggtgatagtgatgatggtggtattttttatggtggtgatagtgatgttgatgatggtggtgatggttgtgatgATAGTGGTAGTGttgtttatggtggtggtggtgatagtgatgatgatggtggtattttttatggtggtggtgagagtgatgatgatgatggtggtgatggtggtggtagtgtttatggtgatgatggtggtggtagtgtttatggtgatgatggtggtgatagtgatgatgatgatgatggtggtggtagtgttgtttatggtggtgatggtggtgatagtaatgatggtggtggtggtgatggtggttatgatggtggtagtgttgtttatggtgatgatggtggtattttttatggtggtggtggtcatagtgatgatgatggtggtattttttatggtggtgatagtgatgttgatgatggtggtgatggttgtgatgATAGTGGTAGTGttgtttatggtggtggtggtgatagtgatgatgatggtggtattttttatggtggtggtgagagtgatgatgatgatggtggtgatggtggtggtagtgtttatggtgatgatggtggtgatagtgatgatgatgatgatggtggtggtagtgttgtttatggtggtgatggtggtgatagtaatgatggtggtggtggtgatggtggttatgatggtggtagtgttgtttatggtgatgatggtggtattttttatggtggtggtggtcatagtgatgatgatggtggtattttttatggtggtggtggtcatagtgatgatggtggtatttTTTATGGTGGAGGTGGtcatagtgatgatgatggtggtattttttatggtggtggtggtgatagtgattatgatgatggtggtggtggtgatagtgatgatggtggtggtgatagtaatgatggtggtggtgtttatggtggtggtggtgatagtgatgatgatggtggtggtgatagtgatggtggtggtggtgatagtgatggtggtggtgtttatggtggtggtggtgatagtgatgatggtggtggtggtgatagtgatgatgatgatggtggtgtttatggtggtggtggtgatagtgatggtggtggtggtgtttatggtggtggtggtgatggtggttatgatggtggtagtgttgtttatggtgatgatggtggtattttttatggtggtggtggtcatagtgatgatgatggtggtggtgatagtgatggtggtggtgatagtgatggtggtgtttatggtggtggtggtgatagtgatgatgatggtggtggtgtttatggtggtggtggtgatagtgatgatggtggtggtgtttgtggtggtgatagtgttgatgatggtggtggtgtttatggtggtggtggtgatagtgatgatggtggtggtgtttatggtggtggtggtgatagtgatgatggtggtagtggtgataatggtggtggtggtgatagtgatggtggtggtggtgtttatggtggtgatagtgatgatgatggtggtgatagtgatgatggtgggggtggtggtgatagtgatgatggtggtggtgtttatggtggtggtgatagtgatgatggtggtggtggtggtggtgatagtgatgatggtgggggtggtggtgatagtgatgatggtggtggtgtttatggtggtggtgatagtgatgatggtggtggtgtttatggtggtggtgatagtaatgatgatggtggtggtgatagtaatgatgatggtggtggtgatagtaatgatgatggtggtggtgtttatggtggtggtggtgatagtgatgatggtggtggtggtgatagtgatgatggtggtggtggtgtttatggtggtgatagtgatgatgatggtggtggtgatagtgatgatggtggtggtgtttatggtggtggtggtgatagtgatggtggtggtggtgatagtgatgatgtggtggtggtggtggtgtttatggtggtggtggtgatagtgatggtggtggtgtttatggtggtggtggtgatagtgatgatggtggtgatagtaatgatgattgtggtgtttatggtggtggtggtgatagtgatgatggtggtggtgtttatggtggtggtggtgatagtgatgatggtggttgtggtgtttatggtggtgatagtgatggtggtggtggtgatagtgatgatggtgggggtggtggtgatagtgatgatggtggtggtgtttatggtggtgatggtgatgatggtggtggtgatagtgatggtggtggtggtgtttatggtggtggtggtgatagcgatgatggtggtggtgtttatggtggtggtggtgatagtgatgatggtggtggtgtttatagtgatggtggtggtggtgatagtgatgatggtggttgtggtgtttatggtggtgatagtgatggtggtggtggtgatagtgatgatggtgggggtggtggtgatagtgatgatggtggtggtgtttatggtggtggtggtgatggtgatgatggtggtggtgatagtgatggtggtggtggtgtttatggtggtggtggtggtgatagcgatgatggtggtggtgtttatggtggtggtggtgatagtgatgatggtggtggtgtttatagtgatggtggtggtggtgatagtgatgatggtggtggtgtttatagtgatggtggtggtggtgatagtgatgatggtggtggtgtttatagtgatggtggtggtggtgatagtgatgatggtggtggtgtttatggtggtggtggtgatagtgatgatggtggtggtgtttatggtggtgatagtgatggtggtggtggtgtttatggtggtgatagtgatggtggtggtggtggtgatagtgatggtggtggtgtttatggtggtgatagtgatgatggtggtgtttatggtggtggtggtgatagtgatggtggtggtggtggtgatagtgatggtggtggtggtggtggtgtttatggtggtggtggtgatagtgatggtggtgtttatggtggtggtggtgatagtgatgatggtggtggtgtttatggtgatggtgtttgtggtggtgtttatggtggtggtggtgatagtgatggtggtggtgatagtgatggtggtggtgtttatggtgatggtggtggtgtttatggtggtggtggtgatagtgatggtggtggtggtgatagtgatggtggtgatgtttatggtggtgatggtggtggtgtttatggtggtgatagtgatggtgggggtggtgtttatgttggtggtggtgatagcgatgatggtggtggtgtttatggtggtggtgtttgtggtggtgtttatggtggtggtggtgatagtgatggtggtggtgatagtgatggtggtggtggtgtttatggtggtggtgtttatggtgatggtggtggtgtttatggtggtggtggtgatagtgatgatggtggtggtgtttatggtggtggtggtgatagtgatgatggtggtggtgtttatggtggtggtgtttatggtggtgatggtggtggtgtttatggtggtggtggtgatagtgatgatggtggtggtgtttatggtggtgatggtggtggtgtttatggtggtggtggtgatagtgatgatggtggtggtgtttatggtggtggtggtgtttatggtggtgatggtggtggtgtttatggtggtggtggtgatagtgatgatggtggtgtttatggtggtggtggtgatagtgatggtggtggtggtggtgtttatggtggtgatagtgatgatggtggtggtgtttatggtggtggtggtgatagtgatgatggtggtattggtgttagtggtgttgttgttggtattggtgttagtggtgtttcACTCACAATTCTGTTATAATTGTTATAATTGTATAATTGTATAATTGTTATACAGCTTTAAACACCAAACCTGCAGCTCACCAAGTCACGTGTCTGACACGTGTAAAATACTCAATATGAGGTACAAAAGctcattaaatgtaaatatactttAATGCTGTATTTCTGCTCATCACTGTAAAGGATGATGAGCAATCCCTTATTTCTGTTCAGACacggagaaggagaaaaagattaaacagaaaaatatcagtAAGCAGTAAGTCAGTAACATATTGGACCAGTAGGAGGGGATGACAgcattttatcctggtcatTTATACAGCAATCCAATTAATGGACTGAGCAGAACACTGgagcttttatttgtttatttgttgagtGAACTAGCTAATAAAATGATGGTCTGTCCAGTCTGCAGATGCTAAtataaaccctgtgtgtgtgtgtgtgtgtaggtaagttCAATTCTGGCATTCCCAGTGATGTGAAGAGGAGAAAGTGGACTGAGATCACGCAGCGCATTAACGAGATCGGCGAGTGCGACCGGGAAGTCGGCGAGGTCATTAAGAAGTGGTCCGACCTCAAATGCGACACCAAGCGGAAAATCGCAGCGCTGCACTCGGGCGTGGCTCTGCCCCACTCATCAGACCTCACACAGACCGAAAACATTGTGAGCTCCATTCTGGAGCTGGACAAGAAGCCGTGGGAGGCGACGCGCTCGTCACGGGGACGCAGCAGGAGTGAGGATCAGGACACGACTGCAGGAGACGAGGACGATGATGTCGCGTTCATGGGTCCGGGATCGGTTCAGGATTCTCCCAGATCAGGAATCGAGACGAGGCCGATGCTGCCGCCACTTCCGGGAGCCGCCACCGGGGGGTTCGAGATGAAATTTGACTCCTCGATTAACACGGGTAAGAGACCGCTCTCCATTTTTCAAAATGCTAGTTGTAGTTCTTCCCTAAGGTAAAGAGTTCTTTAAGCTGTCGTGACGTTTTGCTCTTTCAGACGCAGACTCTCGCGCGATGGACTCGGATGATGACCACCACGACATTATCCCTTCGTCTGTGAATAACTCGTATACAGAGGACGAGGGAAACCTCAGCAGTGTCCCGCACGTGTCCTCGTCCTCCACCGGTCACGCTCAGGCGGGGACGGAGTCCGAGAGCACACGTGAGCAGTTAGCACAAAGTGCTAGCCTGAGTGTGCAGGAGCAGCATGTGACGAACGCACTGCTGTGCACGGTGTCGCGCTCGCTGGAGCTCCTGGCTGAGTCGGTGCAGCAGCTGGCGGAGACGCAGCAGGAGTTTGCCCGCGAGTCACTCAGGCTGCAGAGAGAGACGGTGCAGGTGCTGCGAGAGTTTGCCTCCGGGGCGCTAACACTTCTGCACGAGAGGGTCAACGGCAAACCGCCGCTCATTTAAACGACCCGGAAGTTTGCACAGAATCACTGCCAAAAACTTTACCGCAGCATGAAGACTGCGCCCTCGCAAATCACACTAACGTTTTATCACTATATTATACATCCAAGAGGAAGTTCTCCACAGTCTTCTCGCACTGATCAGCAGGACGATGGGACTGACCGCTAAAACACAACACGGTGTCCTTCTGAGCGAGACTGATTTTATTCTCAGGAGAACGCTACTTGGGCAGCCTCCTTCTGAAAACACGGCAGCGTTAACGATCACGCACTGAAGCGCTCGTCATGACGACGACGATGGTGCTGATCAGTGTTAAATATCATGACGTAATCACTCATCAGCAGGGAAGACACACCGTCTCCGTGTTCTGACGATGATCTGAGATTCGTAGTTCTCTAAAATAACTGCTCCCACATCACTTATTA
This genomic interval carries:
- the zgc:153990 gene encoding myb/SANT-like DNA-binding domain-containing protein 4 isoform X1 — protein: MRKCMRREEEGEETEFARRCCCFSFCSRTNFHYFWTRKHFEKPTGRREREVRMSSSTSSSLPLGQDGAVRYKKRKANFTFSEVHILLDEVRKNRHIVVGKFNSGIPSDVKRRKWTEITQRINEIGECDREVGEVIKKWSDLKCDTKRKIAALHSGVALPHSSDLTQTENIVSSILELDKKPWEATRSSRGRSRSEDQDTTAGDEDDDVAFMGPGSVQDSPRSGIETRPMLPPLPGAATGGFEMKFDSSINTDADSRAMDSDDDHHDIIPSSVNNSYTEDEGNLSSVPHVSSSSTGHAQAGTESESTREQLAQSASLSVQEQHVTNALLCTVSRSLELLAESVQQLAETQQEFARESLRLQRETVQVLREFASGALTLLHERVNGKPPLI
- the zgc:153990 gene encoding myb/SANT-like DNA-binding domain-containing protein 4 isoform X2 encodes the protein MRKCMRREEEGEETEFARRCCCFSFCSRTNFHYFWTRKHFEPTGRREREVRMSSSTSSSLPLGQDGAVRYKKRKANFTFSEVHILLDEVRKNRHIVVGKFNSGIPSDVKRRKWTEITQRINEIGECDREVGEVIKKWSDLKCDTKRKIAALHSGVALPHSSDLTQTENIVSSILELDKKPWEATRSSRGRSRSEDQDTTAGDEDDDVAFMGPGSVQDSPRSGIETRPMLPPLPGAATGGFEMKFDSSINTDADSRAMDSDDDHHDIIPSSVNNSYTEDEGNLSSVPHVSSSSTGHAQAGTESESTREQLAQSASLSVQEQHVTNALLCTVSRSLELLAESVQQLAETQQEFARESLRLQRETVQVLREFASGALTLLHERVNGKPPLI